The Gasterosteus aculeatus chromosome 8, fGasAcu3.hap1.1, whole genome shotgun sequence genome has a window encoding:
- the eef1db gene encoding eukaryotic translation elongation factor 1 delta b (guanine nucleotide exchange protein) isoform X2, protein MLHPINTISSQPYFEDRVLTMHGTYRETLMIHASFLPPTSWDHTHSLSLLASFASSSLSLTGLRNTRFYPPAWSQPDETNEHSKRVEHFTLNTSLSSTLLSRKMMTTKIPQCSALDRPEPDQPPSRGQVDRSANAAPGCKSKAECPQRNGEGASSSPESSNLNGEGKRSGKSRRRKKRSSNAAAGRPDEKGDVKIKDEEKPDKRTGPPAELMGLQSECASVWLDRSAYERAESLYQGWLASFSVGAAKSNRLPAAPGKNSQSAAAPPAPGSLCRHSEPAACHHAVQGKKAVPKSLDLPASAKRSGASRTPDEGYQSSAPTPATPVIQPASVSPTNRQSVNGLPRLPVELLRDVWLEKPLYDRAEAAFYQNLYGNNSSKRASCTSTSRSTDHPQSLVEEEEEGEEDGELAPEEEKRAVPQGKAEVFHALLPIQEEEEPSEVPEKAEAPAAGVRHFVHPDSERVWLDKWRYDAAESRFHGHSESGAVVGKKGRRPEAASTAPLRDNDMTSMDFLATEKIWFDKPRYDEAERRFYERPSGCSQAAQDVGSNTILQDIARARENIQKSLAGSISAAADQGEIICRIKSLELENHSLRKVVDDLRAALSKLDCRVSLLEKSPAAVAAAPAAAHTNGTAVQQKTSVPVKDEEEDSDIDLFGSDDDEEAAQLKEKRLKEYAEKKAKKPGIIAKSSILLDVKPWDDETDMVKLEECVRSVVADGLLWGTSKLVPVGYGIKKLQIACVVEDDKVGTDLLEEEITKFEDYIQSVDVAAFNKI, encoded by the exons ATGCTTCACCCTATTAATACTATTTCTAGTCAACCTTATTTTGAGGATCGGGTGTTAACAATGCACGGGACGTATCGTGAAACATTAATGATTCatgcttccttcctccctcccacatCCTGGGATCACACGCACTCATTGTCGCTCCTTGCTTCCTTTGCTTCCTCCTCGTTGTCACTCACTGGTTTGAGAAACACGCGTTTTTATCCGCCGGCCTGGTCCCAACCCGACGAGACAAACGAGCACAGCA AACGCGTTGAGCATTTCACGTTGAATACTAGTTTAAGCTCAACACTTTTGTCCAGGAAG ATGATGACTACGAAGATCCCCCAGTGCTCTGCACTGGATCGGCCGGAGCCCGATCAGCCTCCCAGTCGCGGTCAGGTGGACCGCTCTGCCAACGCAGCGCCGGGCTGCAAGAGCAAGGCCGAGTGCCCTCAGAGAAACGGGGAGGGCGCGTCCTCGTCCCCGGAGAGCAGCAACCTGAACGGAGAAGGAAAGCGCAGCGGGAAGAGCCGCCGCCGCAAGAAACGCTCGTCCAACGCCGCCGCCGGCCGTCCCGACGAGAAGGGTGACGTGAAGATCAAGGATGAAGAGAAGCCAGACAAAAGGACCGGCCCCCCCGCCGAGCTGATGGGCCTGCAGTCCGAGTGTGCCAGCGTTTGGTTGGATCGCAGCGCCTACGAGCGGGCCGAGAGCCTCTACCAGGGCTGGTTGGCGAGCTTCTCCGTTGGCGCCGCCAAGTCGAACCGGTTGCCCGCGGCCCCGGGTAAAAACTCCCAATCTGCTGCGGCCCCGCCGGCCCCGGGATCGCTGTGCCGCCACAGCGAGCCGGCGGCCTGCCACCACGCCGTCCAGGGAAAGAAGGCCGTCCCAAAGTCTCTTGACCTCCCGGCCTCGGCGAAGCGCTCCGGCGCATCCAGGACGCCGGATGAAGGGTATCAGTCTTCAGCCCCGACGCCCGCGACTCCCGTCATCCAGCCGGCATCAGTCTCGCCGACCAATCGTCAGTCCGTTAACGGGCTGCCCCGCCTCCCGGTGGAGCTGCTCAGAGACGTGTGGCTGGAGAAGCCGCTGTACGACCGCGCCGAGGCCGCCTTCTACCAGAACCTGTACGGTAACAACTCCTCCAAACGAGCCAGCTGCACCTCCACGTCCAGGAGTACCGACCACCCGCAGAGCCtcgttgaggaggaggaggagggggaggaagatggCGAACTGGCGCCGGAGGAGGAAAAACGAGCGGTCCCACAGGGCAAAGCGGAGGTCTTCCACGCTCTGCTTCCtattcaggaggaggaggagccatcCGAGGTCCCGGAGAAGGCCGAAGCGCCGGCGGCCGGAGTCCGCCACTTTGTCCACCCGGACAGCGAGCGGGTTTGGCTGGACAAGTGGCGGTACGACGCTGCAGAGAGCCGTTTCCACGGTCACAGTGAGAGTGGAGCTGTGGTGGGGAAGAAGGGCCGCAGGCCAGAAGCAGCCTCCACCGCCCCACTGAGGGACAA CGACATGACTTCCATGGACTTTTTGGCCACGGAGAAGATCTGGTTTGACAAACCGCGCTATGACGAGGCGGAGCGACGCTTCTACGAGCGGCCCAGCGGCTGCTCCCAAGCAGCGCAG gaTGTCGGGTCAAACACCATCCTGCAGGACATTGCCCGAGCCAGGGAGAACATCCAGAAGTCTCTAGCAGGA AGCATCAGCGCAGCGGCTGATCAAGGAGAGATCATCTGTCGCATCAAGAGCCTGGAGCTGGAGAACCACAGCTTACGCAAAG TTGTGGATGACCTGAGGGCCGCTCTTTCCAAGCTGGATTGTCGAGTGTCTCTTCTGGAGAAGTCTCCTGCCGCGGTGGCCgctgctcctgcagcagccCACACCAAC GGCACTGCTGTGCAGCAGAAGACCAGCGTCCCAGtgaaagacgaggaggaagataGCGACATCGACTTGTTTGGcagcgatgatgatgaagaggcggCGCAACTCAAAGAAAAGCGGTTGAAAGAGTACGCAGAGAAGAAGGCCAAGAAGCCTGGCATCATCGCCAAGTCCTCCATCTTATTGGATGTCAAACCT TGGGACGACGAGACGGACATGGTGAAgctggaggagtgtgtgcgctCGGTGGTGGCTGACGGGCTGCTATGGGGGACGTCCAAACTGGTTCCTGTGGGTTACGGCATCAAGAAG
- the eef1db gene encoding eukaryotic translation elongation factor 1 delta b (guanine nucleotide exchange protein) isoform X1, which produces MLHPINTISSQPYFEDRVLTMHGTYRETLMIHASFLPPTSWDHTHSLSLLASFASSSLSLTGLRNTRFYPPAWSQPDETNEHSKRVEHFTLNTSLSSTLLSRKSVSLHFRCNGSKMMTTKIPQCSALDRPEPDQPPSRGQVDRSANAAPGCKSKAECPQRNGEGASSSPESSNLNGEGKRSGKSRRRKKRSSNAAAGRPDEKGDVKIKDEEKPDKRTGPPAELMGLQSECASVWLDRSAYERAESLYQGWLASFSVGAAKSNRLPAAPGKNSQSAAAPPAPGSLCRHSEPAACHHAVQGKKAVPKSLDLPASAKRSGASRTPDEGYQSSAPTPATPVIQPASVSPTNRQSVNGLPRLPVELLRDVWLEKPLYDRAEAAFYQNLYGNNSSKRASCTSTSRSTDHPQSLVEEEEEGEEDGELAPEEEKRAVPQGKAEVFHALLPIQEEEEPSEVPEKAEAPAAGVRHFVHPDSERVWLDKWRYDAAESRFHGHSESGAVVGKKGRRPEAASTAPLRDNDMTSMDFLATEKIWFDKPRYDEAERRFYERPSGCSQAAQDVGSNTILQDIARARENIQKSLAGSISAAADQGEIICRIKSLELENHSLRKVVDDLRAALSKLDCRVSLLEKSPAAVAAAPAAAHTNGTAVQQKTSVPVKDEEEDSDIDLFGSDDDEEAAQLKEKRLKEYAEKKAKKPGIIAKSSILLDVKPWDDETDMVKLEECVRSVVADGLLWGTSKLVPVGYGIKKLQIACVVEDDKVGTDLLEEEITKFEDYIQSVDVAAFNKI; this is translated from the exons ATGCTTCACCCTATTAATACTATTTCTAGTCAACCTTATTTTGAGGATCGGGTGTTAACAATGCACGGGACGTATCGTGAAACATTAATGATTCatgcttccttcctccctcccacatCCTGGGATCACACGCACTCATTGTCGCTCCTTGCTTCCTTTGCTTCCTCCTCGTTGTCACTCACTGGTTTGAGAAACACGCGTTTTTATCCGCCGGCCTGGTCCCAACCCGACGAGACAAACGAGCACAGCA AACGCGTTGAGCATTTCACGTTGAATACTAGTTTAAGCTCAACACTTTTGTCCAGGAAG TCTGTGTCTCTCCATTTCCGCTGCAACGGATCAAAGATGATGACTACGAAGATCCCCCAGTGCTCTGCACTGGATCGGCCGGAGCCCGATCAGCCTCCCAGTCGCGGTCAGGTGGACCGCTCTGCCAACGCAGCGCCGGGCTGCAAGAGCAAGGCCGAGTGCCCTCAGAGAAACGGGGAGGGCGCGTCCTCGTCCCCGGAGAGCAGCAACCTGAACGGAGAAGGAAAGCGCAGCGGGAAGAGCCGCCGCCGCAAGAAACGCTCGTCCAACGCCGCCGCCGGCCGTCCCGACGAGAAGGGTGACGTGAAGATCAAGGATGAAGAGAAGCCAGACAAAAGGACCGGCCCCCCCGCCGAGCTGATGGGCCTGCAGTCCGAGTGTGCCAGCGTTTGGTTGGATCGCAGCGCCTACGAGCGGGCCGAGAGCCTCTACCAGGGCTGGTTGGCGAGCTTCTCCGTTGGCGCCGCCAAGTCGAACCGGTTGCCCGCGGCCCCGGGTAAAAACTCCCAATCTGCTGCGGCCCCGCCGGCCCCGGGATCGCTGTGCCGCCACAGCGAGCCGGCGGCCTGCCACCACGCCGTCCAGGGAAAGAAGGCCGTCCCAAAGTCTCTTGACCTCCCGGCCTCGGCGAAGCGCTCCGGCGCATCCAGGACGCCGGATGAAGGGTATCAGTCTTCAGCCCCGACGCCCGCGACTCCCGTCATCCAGCCGGCATCAGTCTCGCCGACCAATCGTCAGTCCGTTAACGGGCTGCCCCGCCTCCCGGTGGAGCTGCTCAGAGACGTGTGGCTGGAGAAGCCGCTGTACGACCGCGCCGAGGCCGCCTTCTACCAGAACCTGTACGGTAACAACTCCTCCAAACGAGCCAGCTGCACCTCCACGTCCAGGAGTACCGACCACCCGCAGAGCCtcgttgaggaggaggaggagggggaggaagatggCGAACTGGCGCCGGAGGAGGAAAAACGAGCGGTCCCACAGGGCAAAGCGGAGGTCTTCCACGCTCTGCTTCCtattcaggaggaggaggagccatcCGAGGTCCCGGAGAAGGCCGAAGCGCCGGCGGCCGGAGTCCGCCACTTTGTCCACCCGGACAGCGAGCGGGTTTGGCTGGACAAGTGGCGGTACGACGCTGCAGAGAGCCGTTTCCACGGTCACAGTGAGAGTGGAGCTGTGGTGGGGAAGAAGGGCCGCAGGCCAGAAGCAGCCTCCACCGCCCCACTGAGGGACAA CGACATGACTTCCATGGACTTTTTGGCCACGGAGAAGATCTGGTTTGACAAACCGCGCTATGACGAGGCGGAGCGACGCTTCTACGAGCGGCCCAGCGGCTGCTCCCAAGCAGCGCAG gaTGTCGGGTCAAACACCATCCTGCAGGACATTGCCCGAGCCAGGGAGAACATCCAGAAGTCTCTAGCAGGA AGCATCAGCGCAGCGGCTGATCAAGGAGAGATCATCTGTCGCATCAAGAGCCTGGAGCTGGAGAACCACAGCTTACGCAAAG TTGTGGATGACCTGAGGGCCGCTCTTTCCAAGCTGGATTGTCGAGTGTCTCTTCTGGAGAAGTCTCCTGCCGCGGTGGCCgctgctcctgcagcagccCACACCAAC GGCACTGCTGTGCAGCAGAAGACCAGCGTCCCAGtgaaagacgaggaggaagataGCGACATCGACTTGTTTGGcagcgatgatgatgaagaggcggCGCAACTCAAAGAAAAGCGGTTGAAAGAGTACGCAGAGAAGAAGGCCAAGAAGCCTGGCATCATCGCCAAGTCCTCCATCTTATTGGATGTCAAACCT TGGGACGACGAGACGGACATGGTGAAgctggaggagtgtgtgcgctCGGTGGTGGCTGACGGGCTGCTATGGGGGACGTCCAAACTGGTTCCTGTGGGTTACGGCATCAAGAAG
- the eef1db gene encoding eukaryotic translation elongation factor 1 delta b (guanine nucleotide exchange protein) isoform X3 has product MQQSVSLHFRCNGSKMMTTKIPQCSALDRPEPDQPPSRGQVDRSANAAPGCKSKAECPQRNGEGASSSPESSNLNGEGKRSGKSRRRKKRSSNAAAGRPDEKGDVKIKDEEKPDKRTGPPAELMGLQSECASVWLDRSAYERAESLYQGWLASFSVGAAKSNRLPAAPGKNSQSAAAPPAPGSLCRHSEPAACHHAVQGKKAVPKSLDLPASAKRSGASRTPDEGYQSSAPTPATPVIQPASVSPTNRQSVNGLPRLPVELLRDVWLEKPLYDRAEAAFYQNLYGNNSSKRASCTSTSRSTDHPQSLVEEEEEGEEDGELAPEEEKRAVPQGKAEVFHALLPIQEEEEPSEVPEKAEAPAAGVRHFVHPDSERVWLDKWRYDAAESRFHGHSESGAVVGKKGRRPEAASTAPLRDNDMTSMDFLATEKIWFDKPRYDEAERRFYERPSGCSQAAQDVGSNTILQDIARARENIQKSLAGSISAAADQGEIICRIKSLELENHSLRKVVDDLRAALSKLDCRVSLLEKSPAAVAAAPAAAHTNGTAVQQKTSVPVKDEEEDSDIDLFGSDDDEEAAQLKEKRLKEYAEKKAKKPGIIAKSSILLDVKPWDDETDMVKLEECVRSVVADGLLWGTSKLVPVGYGIKKLQIACVVEDDKVGTDLLEEEITKFEDYIQSVDVAAFNKI; this is encoded by the exons ATGCAGCAGTCTGTGTCTCTCCATTTCCGCTGCAACGGATCAAAGATGATGACTACGAAGATCCCCCAGTGCTCTGCACTGGATCGGCCGGAGCCCGATCAGCCTCCCAGTCGCGGTCAGGTGGACCGCTCTGCCAACGCAGCGCCGGGCTGCAAGAGCAAGGCCGAGTGCCCTCAGAGAAACGGGGAGGGCGCGTCCTCGTCCCCGGAGAGCAGCAACCTGAACGGAGAAGGAAAGCGCAGCGGGAAGAGCCGCCGCCGCAAGAAACGCTCGTCCAACGCCGCCGCCGGCCGTCCCGACGAGAAGGGTGACGTGAAGATCAAGGATGAAGAGAAGCCAGACAAAAGGACCGGCCCCCCCGCCGAGCTGATGGGCCTGCAGTCCGAGTGTGCCAGCGTTTGGTTGGATCGCAGCGCCTACGAGCGGGCCGAGAGCCTCTACCAGGGCTGGTTGGCGAGCTTCTCCGTTGGCGCCGCCAAGTCGAACCGGTTGCCCGCGGCCCCGGGTAAAAACTCCCAATCTGCTGCGGCCCCGCCGGCCCCGGGATCGCTGTGCCGCCACAGCGAGCCGGCGGCCTGCCACCACGCCGTCCAGGGAAAGAAGGCCGTCCCAAAGTCTCTTGACCTCCCGGCCTCGGCGAAGCGCTCCGGCGCATCCAGGACGCCGGATGAAGGGTATCAGTCTTCAGCCCCGACGCCCGCGACTCCCGTCATCCAGCCGGCATCAGTCTCGCCGACCAATCGTCAGTCCGTTAACGGGCTGCCCCGCCTCCCGGTGGAGCTGCTCAGAGACGTGTGGCTGGAGAAGCCGCTGTACGACCGCGCCGAGGCCGCCTTCTACCAGAACCTGTACGGTAACAACTCCTCCAAACGAGCCAGCTGCACCTCCACGTCCAGGAGTACCGACCACCCGCAGAGCCtcgttgaggaggaggaggagggggaggaagatggCGAACTGGCGCCGGAGGAGGAAAAACGAGCGGTCCCACAGGGCAAAGCGGAGGTCTTCCACGCTCTGCTTCCtattcaggaggaggaggagccatcCGAGGTCCCGGAGAAGGCCGAAGCGCCGGCGGCCGGAGTCCGCCACTTTGTCCACCCGGACAGCGAGCGGGTTTGGCTGGACAAGTGGCGGTACGACGCTGCAGAGAGCCGTTTCCACGGTCACAGTGAGAGTGGAGCTGTGGTGGGGAAGAAGGGCCGCAGGCCAGAAGCAGCCTCCACCGCCCCACTGAGGGACAA CGACATGACTTCCATGGACTTTTTGGCCACGGAGAAGATCTGGTTTGACAAACCGCGCTATGACGAGGCGGAGCGACGCTTCTACGAGCGGCCCAGCGGCTGCTCCCAAGCAGCGCAG gaTGTCGGGTCAAACACCATCCTGCAGGACATTGCCCGAGCCAGGGAGAACATCCAGAAGTCTCTAGCAGGA AGCATCAGCGCAGCGGCTGATCAAGGAGAGATCATCTGTCGCATCAAGAGCCTGGAGCTGGAGAACCACAGCTTACGCAAAG TTGTGGATGACCTGAGGGCCGCTCTTTCCAAGCTGGATTGTCGAGTGTCTCTTCTGGAGAAGTCTCCTGCCGCGGTGGCCgctgctcctgcagcagccCACACCAAC GGCACTGCTGTGCAGCAGAAGACCAGCGTCCCAGtgaaagacgaggaggaagataGCGACATCGACTTGTTTGGcagcgatgatgatgaagaggcggCGCAACTCAAAGAAAAGCGGTTGAAAGAGTACGCAGAGAAGAAGGCCAAGAAGCCTGGCATCATCGCCAAGTCCTCCATCTTATTGGATGTCAAACCT TGGGACGACGAGACGGACATGGTGAAgctggaggagtgtgtgcgctCGGTGGTGGCTGACGGGCTGCTATGGGGGACGTCCAAACTGGTTCCTGTGGGTTACGGCATCAAGAAG
- the eef1db gene encoding eukaryotic translation elongation factor 1 delta b (guanine nucleotide exchange protein) isoform X4: MMTTKIPQCSALDRPEPDQPPSRGQVDRSANAAPGCKSKAECPQRNGEGASSSPESSNLNGEGKRSGKSRRRKKRSSNAAAGRPDEKGDVKIKDEEKPDKRTGPPAELMGLQSECASVWLDRSAYERAESLYQGWLASFSVGAAKSNRLPAAPGKNSQSAAAPPAPGSLCRHSEPAACHHAVQGKKAVPKSLDLPASAKRSGASRTPDEGYQSSAPTPATPVIQPASVSPTNRQSVNGLPRLPVELLRDVWLEKPLYDRAEAAFYQNLYGNNSSKRASCTSTSRSTDHPQSLVEEEEEGEEDGELAPEEEKRAVPQGKAEVFHALLPIQEEEEPSEVPEKAEAPAAGVRHFVHPDSERVWLDKWRYDAAESRFHGHSESGAVVGKKGRRPEAASTAPLRDNDMTSMDFLATEKIWFDKPRYDEAERRFYERPSGCSQAAQDVGSNTILQDIARARENIQKSLAGSISAAADQGEIICRIKSLELENHSLRKVVDDLRAALSKLDCRVSLLEKSPAAVAAAPAAAHTNGTAVQQKTSVPVKDEEEDSDIDLFGSDDDEEAAQLKEKRLKEYAEKKAKKPGIIAKSSILLDVKPWDDETDMVKLEECVRSVVADGLLWGTSKLVPVGYGIKKLQIACVVEDDKVGTDLLEEEITKFEDYIQSVDVAAFNKI; encoded by the exons ATGATGACTACGAAGATCCCCCAGTGCTCTGCACTGGATCGGCCGGAGCCCGATCAGCCTCCCAGTCGCGGTCAGGTGGACCGCTCTGCCAACGCAGCGCCGGGCTGCAAGAGCAAGGCCGAGTGCCCTCAGAGAAACGGGGAGGGCGCGTCCTCGTCCCCGGAGAGCAGCAACCTGAACGGAGAAGGAAAGCGCAGCGGGAAGAGCCGCCGCCGCAAGAAACGCTCGTCCAACGCCGCCGCCGGCCGTCCCGACGAGAAGGGTGACGTGAAGATCAAGGATGAAGAGAAGCCAGACAAAAGGACCGGCCCCCCCGCCGAGCTGATGGGCCTGCAGTCCGAGTGTGCCAGCGTTTGGTTGGATCGCAGCGCCTACGAGCGGGCCGAGAGCCTCTACCAGGGCTGGTTGGCGAGCTTCTCCGTTGGCGCCGCCAAGTCGAACCGGTTGCCCGCGGCCCCGGGTAAAAACTCCCAATCTGCTGCGGCCCCGCCGGCCCCGGGATCGCTGTGCCGCCACAGCGAGCCGGCGGCCTGCCACCACGCCGTCCAGGGAAAGAAGGCCGTCCCAAAGTCTCTTGACCTCCCGGCCTCGGCGAAGCGCTCCGGCGCATCCAGGACGCCGGATGAAGGGTATCAGTCTTCAGCCCCGACGCCCGCGACTCCCGTCATCCAGCCGGCATCAGTCTCGCCGACCAATCGTCAGTCCGTTAACGGGCTGCCCCGCCTCCCGGTGGAGCTGCTCAGAGACGTGTGGCTGGAGAAGCCGCTGTACGACCGCGCCGAGGCCGCCTTCTACCAGAACCTGTACGGTAACAACTCCTCCAAACGAGCCAGCTGCACCTCCACGTCCAGGAGTACCGACCACCCGCAGAGCCtcgttgaggaggaggaggagggggaggaagatggCGAACTGGCGCCGGAGGAGGAAAAACGAGCGGTCCCACAGGGCAAAGCGGAGGTCTTCCACGCTCTGCTTCCtattcaggaggaggaggagccatcCGAGGTCCCGGAGAAGGCCGAAGCGCCGGCGGCCGGAGTCCGCCACTTTGTCCACCCGGACAGCGAGCGGGTTTGGCTGGACAAGTGGCGGTACGACGCTGCAGAGAGCCGTTTCCACGGTCACAGTGAGAGTGGAGCTGTGGTGGGGAAGAAGGGCCGCAGGCCAGAAGCAGCCTCCACCGCCCCACTGAGGGACAA CGACATGACTTCCATGGACTTTTTGGCCACGGAGAAGATCTGGTTTGACAAACCGCGCTATGACGAGGCGGAGCGACGCTTCTACGAGCGGCCCAGCGGCTGCTCCCAAGCAGCGCAG gaTGTCGGGTCAAACACCATCCTGCAGGACATTGCCCGAGCCAGGGAGAACATCCAGAAGTCTCTAGCAGGA AGCATCAGCGCAGCGGCTGATCAAGGAGAGATCATCTGTCGCATCAAGAGCCTGGAGCTGGAGAACCACAGCTTACGCAAAG TTGTGGATGACCTGAGGGCCGCTCTTTCCAAGCTGGATTGTCGAGTGTCTCTTCTGGAGAAGTCTCCTGCCGCGGTGGCCgctgctcctgcagcagccCACACCAAC GGCACTGCTGTGCAGCAGAAGACCAGCGTCCCAGtgaaagacgaggaggaagataGCGACATCGACTTGTTTGGcagcgatgatgatgaagaggcggCGCAACTCAAAGAAAAGCGGTTGAAAGAGTACGCAGAGAAGAAGGCCAAGAAGCCTGGCATCATCGCCAAGTCCTCCATCTTATTGGATGTCAAACCT TGGGACGACGAGACGGACATGGTGAAgctggaggagtgtgtgcgctCGGTGGTGGCTGACGGGCTGCTATGGGGGACGTCCAAACTGGTTCCTGTGGGTTACGGCATCAAGAAG